Proteins from one Anastrepha obliqua isolate idAnaObli1 chromosome 2, idAnaObli1_1.0, whole genome shotgun sequence genomic window:
- the LOC129239089 gene encoding gamma-butyrobetaine dioxygenase: protein MIAPAFCTLTRVARSTVSRLHKVLHRNLSASVTDGKYVLVQCDRANAAVGNASMKFPSVWLRDNCYCEECYHQSSKSRRINWDNFDTEVVALDVKVDSVAEQVTIKWSDQHISTYELKWLREREFCDVRRQKYLDEFYRPKPKHWAGQQFREISETFKFEDVMQTDDALRQWLEALAVRGVAIIEDAPLEATVVRQLADRVGFIRRTTYGEEFIVQAKPGAKNYAYLSDPLPLHTDLPYYEYKPSVNILHCLVQSKSKGGSNLLVDGFHIADRLRTEHPADYRTLTETLVDWNDIGSEDGRSFHNIWRAPVICLDSDGNYTRINHSVPQRDSHFSVPLPAVIPWYQAYAKFVRLARRDAFAFKTKPGDVLTFNNIRLLHGRTGYDDTEQNVRYIVGAYLDWDIIYSRLRVLKGAQAESINEGNAATAAARDAKASATTISGL, encoded by the exons ATGATCGCACCCGCTTTTTGTACGCTGACGCGTGTTGCGCGCTCCACCGTCTCGCGTCTGCACAAAGTACTGCACCGCAATTTAAGCGCCTCGGTGACAGATGGCAAATATGTTTTGGTGCAATGCGATCGGGCGAATGCCGCGGTTGGAAATGCATCAATGAAATTTCCCAGTGTTTGGTTACGTGACAATTGTTATTGTGAGGAATGTTACCATCAGAGTTCGAAATCACGTCGCATTAATTGGGATAATTTCGATACTGAAGTGGTGGCGCTCGATGTTAAG GTAGATTCAGTTGCTGAGCAAGTCACAATCAAGTGGAGCGATCAGCACATTTCTACATACGAGCTGAAGTGGTTAAGAGAGCGGGAATTTTGTGATGTGCGTAGACAAAAGTATTTAGACGAGTTTTATCGTCCAAAACCGAAACATTGGGCTGGTCAGCAATTTAGAGAAATTAGTGAAACTTTCAAATTCGAAGATGTGATGCAGACTGATGATG CTCTCCGCCAGTGGCTCGAGGCTCTAGCCGTGCGAGGTGTTGCCATAATTGAGGATGCGCCGCTCGAAGCGACTGTTGTTCGCCAATTAGCCGATCGCGTGGGTTTCATACGTCGCACCACATATGG TGAAGAATTTATTGTGCAAGCCAAACCAGGCGCTAAGAATTatgcctacctttcggatccgCTGCCACTGCACACCGACCTGCCCTACTACGAATACAAGCCGAGCGTGAACATTTTGCATTGCCTGGTGCAGTCGAAATCAAAAGGCGGCAGTAACCTGCTGGTCGATGGCTTTCACATTGCCGATCGCTTGCGCACCGAACACCCAGCGGATTACCGTACACTAACCGAGACGTTGGTTGATTGGAATGATATCGGTAGCGAAGATGGGCGGAGTTTTCACAATATCTGGCGGGCGCCAGTGATATG TTTAGACAGTGACGGAAATTACACGCGTATAAATCACAGTGTTCCCCAGCGCGACAGTCATTTCTCCGTGCCTCTGCCCGCTGTCATACCCTGGTATCAGGCCTATGCCAAGTTTGTGCGTTTGGCGCGACGCGACGCTTTTGCATTTAAAACGAAACCGGGCGACGTTTTGACTTTCAATAATATTCGCCTGCTACACGGCCGCACCGGGTACGATGACACCGAGCAGAATGTGCGGTACATTGTGGGTGCCTACCTCGACTGGGACATCATCTATTCGAGGCTGAGAGTCCTGAAAGGCGCACAGGCGGAGAGCATAAACGAAGGCAATGCAGCAACAGCGGCGGCAAGAGACGCAAAGGCATCAGCAACAACTATCAGTGGTTTATAG